From a region of the Flavobacteriales bacterium genome:
- a CDS encoding DUF3524 domain-containing protein, protein MNVALIEPFFGGSHRRWAEDYRDFSGHEVYLYTAPGRHWKWRMHEAALSLAEEFVAADRRYDRVIVSDMLDLSTFKAFIGPQGQSEFILYFHENQLTYPWSARDRDNTRGGNRHYGWINYASAPAADRLWFNSDFHRTGFLEALRPFLKAYPDRRGMSRIAGLEAKSETHHLKLNLRKLDDHDPIEKGDKPLLLWNHRWEYDKNPRVFFKTLFQPADEGVAFDLAVLGQRMMRYPKIFDEARERLRDHIVQWGTVESFCEYASWLHAADLLPVTGRQDFFGISAVEAMYCNVVPLLPNRLAFPEHVNDDAYLYDSDRELLDMLCIWLTDPNKKPPPVKERVLRYSY, encoded by the coding sequence TTGAACGTCGCCCTCATAGAACCGTTCTTTGGTGGAAGTCACCGCCGTTGGGCCGAAGACTACCGCGATTTTTCGGGACATGAAGTATATTTATATACGGCCCCGGGTCGACACTGGAAATGGCGCATGCACGAAGCGGCGCTGTCGCTGGCCGAGGAGTTTGTTGCCGCTGACAGGCGTTATGATCGGGTGATCGTTTCCGACATGCTCGACCTGTCAACGTTCAAGGCGTTCATCGGCCCGCAGGGCCAGAGCGAATTCATTCTGTACTTTCACGAAAACCAACTCACGTATCCGTGGAGTGCCCGGGATCGCGACAACACGCGTGGCGGTAATCGGCATTACGGGTGGATCAATTACGCGAGTGCGCCGGCGGCCGATCGACTGTGGTTTAACAGCGACTTTCACCGTACCGGCTTTTTGGAAGCCTTGCGGCCGTTTTTGAAGGCCTATCCCGACCGGCGCGGCATGAGCCGGATCGCGGGCCTCGAAGCCAAGAGCGAAACCCATCATCTGAAGCTCAATTTGCGGAAGCTCGATGATCATGATCCGATCGAAAAAGGAGATAAGCCCTTGTTGCTGTGGAACCACCGGTGGGAGTACGACAAGAATCCGCGTGTATTCTTTAAGACCCTTTTTCAGCCGGCCGATGAAGGTGTAGCTTTTGATTTGGCCGTTTTAGGACAACGCATGATGCGTTATCCGAAGATCTTCGACGAGGCACGGGAGCGACTGCGAGATCACATTGTTCAGTGGGGCACGGTGGAGAGCTTTTGCGAATACGCATCGTGGTTGCATGCCGCTGATCTATTGCCCGTTACCGGTCGGCAAGATTTCTTCGGAATCAGTGCCGTTGAGGCGATGTACTGCAATGTGGTGCCCTTGTTGCCCAATAGATTGGCCTTTCCGGAGCATGTGAACGACGACGCCTATTTGTACGACTCCGACCGCGAACTGCTCGATATGCTTTGCATTTGGCTTACCGACCCCAATAAAAAACCCCCTCCGGTTAAGGAACGGGTTCTTCGCTATAGCTATTAA